GCCCGCAGCAAGGGCGCAGGCGATCTGCGGGTGGTCACCCACCACGCGCTGCGCAACGCGGCCGCCCCGGCCCTCACCGTCGCCGGCGACTTGGCCGTGGGCCTCATCAACGGCGCGGTCGTGGTGGAGGCGATCTTCGGCTGGCCCGGTATCGGCAAGCTGATGATCGACTCGATTCTCCAACGCGACTTCGCGGTCCTGCAGGCAGCCGTGCTGCTCACCGCCGTCAGCATCTTCATCCTGAACATCGTGATCGACGCGGGCCTGGCCCTGCTCGACCCGCGCGTTCGCGACAAGGCCACGGTCTAGAGGCGTAAGGAACACAGGAGAACATCATGTCGATAGTCACCGAACCCCTGGACGCCACCAGTCCCGTCGCGTCCACCGATCCCATGGGCGACTCGGTCGCGGCCAAGAAGGTCCCGTCCGGCCAACTCCCACTGTGGCGACTGCTGTTGCGCGACAAGTTCGCCACGGTCGCCGCCGCGATCCTCACCTTCGTGCTGCTGGTCGCCGTCTTCGGCCCGTGGCTCGTCGGCGACGCGGCCACCGACCAGAACCTCGACGAGTCCAATCTGGCACCGTTCAACCTCGACACCGGCTGGATGAACGTCCTCGGCACCGATCCGCTCGGCCGCAGCATGCTCGCCCGCCTCGTCGTCGCCTGCCAGACGACCCTGATGGTGTCGCTGCCCGCGGTGCTGATCTCCTGTGTCATCGGCACCGCGATCGGCATGTGGGCCGGCTATCACCGCGGATGGCGCGAGACCACCGCGATGCGCGTCGCCGACGTCATCATGAGCTTCCCGTCGCTGCTGCTCGCCGTCGTCGTGCTGTTCGTCTTCTCCCCGAGCGCTGCGAACATCGTTGCGGTACTGGCGATCACCCGAATCCCGATCTACTTGCGCACCGCTCGCGCGGAGTCGGCCGAACTGCAGAGCCGGGTGTTCGTCGACGCGGCCCGTACCTTCGGGGCGAGCAGCGGACAGATCCTGCGCGGACATGTGCTGCCCATCCTGCTGCCCACCATCCTCACCGTGGCCACCCTCGACTTCTGCTACGTGATGCTGGCCGAGTCGTCGCTGAGCTTCCTGGGCATCGGCATTCAGCCCCCGGACATCAGTTGGGGCCTGATGGTGTCGCAGGGCCGAACCTACCTGCAGACCGCCTGGTGGCTCTCGTTCTTCCCCGGCCTGGCCATCGTGATCACCACCGTGTCGGCGACCCTGCTGGCGGCGTGGGCGCGCATCGCGACCGATCCCGGCCAGCGGTGGCGCCTGACCACTCCCAAGGCCCGCACCTCCATCTTCTCGTCACGAAAGGCTGTGCGATGAGCGCCCCCACCCTCGATCGGCCCCCGACCGACACCGATGACCGTGTCGCCCTGGAGGTCTCGGATCTGACCGTCGACCTCCGAACCCCCACCGGGACCGTCCGGGCCGTCGACCACGTCTCCTTCCGCGCCCGAC
This sequence is a window from Gordonia insulae. Protein-coding genes within it:
- a CDS encoding ABC transporter permease, producing the protein MSIVTEPLDATSPVASTDPMGDSVAAKKVPSGQLPLWRLLLRDKFATVAAAILTFVLLVAVFGPWLVGDAATDQNLDESNLAPFNLDTGWMNVLGTDPLGRSMLARLVVACQTTLMVSLPAVLISCVIGTAIGMWAGYHRGWRETTAMRVADVIMSFPSLLLAVVVLFVFSPSAANIVAVLAITRIPIYLRTARAESAELQSRVFVDAARTFGASSGQILRGHVLPILLPTILTVATLDFCYVMLAESSLSFLGIGIQPPDISWGLMVSQGRTYLQTAWWLSFFPGLAIVITTVSATLLAAWARIATDPGQRWRLTTPKARTSIFSSRKAVR